The Planococcus versutus genome contains a region encoding:
- a CDS encoding ABC transporter permease: protein MNRHLFDGTGTLMRFMLRRDRLRLPIWLLSFTAVTAIIALTFVGLYQNAEERQAMAQTLENPAMVAMVGPGYGITNYTVGAMTAHEMLLITAVVVGLMSILLVIRHTRTDEEDGRIEMVRSLPVGRLANVSSILLLLIGVNVVLALLVAGSLTVLSIDSIDLNGSLIYGSALGASGILFAAIAALCAQLFSNARSALGLSIAVLLLMYITRAVGDVTNETISWFSPLSWVLRSEAFVNNYWWPILLTLAVAFLFMVLALYLNAIRDLDSGFFASRGGKEEASTLLLSPFGLVFRLQRTGLISWGVGLLLIGISYGSILGELESFFDEIELIQQLIVKVEGFSLVEQFIPMLMSVMAILGAIPALMAILKLKTEEKNDRLEHILSRAVSRNHLMVSYLVMAILSGVIMLSLASLGLGIAGNAVMEEKFSMGMLYGAALAYLPAICVMIGLTVVLLGWTPRLTNGIWLYLAFSFFVIYLGGLFQFPDWVEKLTPFGFVAKMPIEEMNYMNAIVLIGVAMVFVVVGMIGFNRRDIGK from the coding sequence ATGAATAGGCATCTCTTCGACGGCACCGGAACATTGATGCGTTTTATGTTACGTCGCGATCGTCTGCGTCTGCCGATTTGGCTGTTATCGTTTACTGCTGTTACAGCTATTATTGCGTTAACTTTTGTGGGATTGTATCAAAATGCAGAAGAAAGACAAGCCATGGCCCAGACGCTAGAAAACCCCGCTATGGTGGCCATGGTAGGTCCCGGCTATGGGATAACTAATTATACAGTGGGTGCTATGACGGCGCATGAAATGCTTTTGATAACGGCTGTAGTTGTTGGTCTGATGAGTATTTTGTTAGTTATCCGTCATACACGTACTGATGAAGAAGATGGTCGCATTGAAATGGTACGTTCTTTACCTGTCGGCCGCTTGGCAAATGTGTCTTCAATCTTATTGCTATTGATTGGTGTTAACGTCGTTTTGGCTTTGCTTGTAGCGGGCTCATTAACCGTTCTTAGCATCGACAGCATCGATTTAAATGGATCGCTCATTTACGGTTCAGCCCTCGGTGCAAGTGGAATACTTTTTGCAGCAATTGCTGCTCTTTGTGCACAGCTTTTTTCAAATGCAAGAAGCGCACTGGGCTTGTCGATTGCAGTTTTGCTCTTGATGTATATCACACGCGCGGTTGGTGATGTTACAAATGAAACCATATCTTGGTTTTCACCACTTAGTTGGGTCTTGCGTTCAGAAGCTTTTGTGAATAATTACTGGTGGCCAATTTTATTGACATTAGCGGTAGCATTTTTGTTTATGGTACTTGCACTGTACCTCAATGCCATTCGTGATTTAGACTCAGGGTTTTTTGCTTCTCGTGGGGGAAAAGAAGAAGCTTCAACATTATTGCTAAGTCCATTCGGTCTAGTTTTTCGACTTCAGCGAACGGGATTGATTTCTTGGGGAGTCGGTTTGTTGCTAATCGGTATTTCTTACGGCTCGATTCTTGGAGAGTTGGAATCTTTTTTTGACGAAATTGAACTGATTCAACAACTGATTGTGAAAGTAGAAGGATTTTCGCTAGTCGAACAATTTATCCCCATGCTCATGTCGGTTATGGCCATTTTAGGTGCTATTCCGGCGCTCATGGCCATATTAAAATTAAAGACAGAAGAAAAAAATGATCGTCTTGAGCATATTTTGAGCCGCGCAGTTTCTCGAAATCATTTAATGGTCAGTTATCTTGTCATGGCCATTTTATCAGGAGTCATCATGCTGTCTTTAGCATCGTTAGGTCTGGGTATAGCAGGAAATGCAGTAATGGAAGAGAAGTTTTCGATGGGTATGTTATATGGTGCTGCGCTGGCTTATCTTCCGGCAATTTGTGTGATGATCGGGCTAACTGTTGTACTGCTAGGATGGACTCCTCGACTAACAAATGGCATTTGGCTGTATTTAGCTTTTTCGTTTTTTGTTATTTACTTGGGTGGATTGTTTCAATTTCCGGACTGGGTAGAAAAACTAACACCATTCGGATTTGTTGCTAAGATGCCAATTGAAGAAATGAATTATATGAATGCAATAGTATTAATAGGAGTGGCTATGGTGTTCGTAGTCGTTGGAATGATTGGATTCAACCGCAGAGATATCGGAAAGTAA
- a CDS encoding ABC transporter ATP-binding protein — protein sequence MTVLKTTNLTKTFGEFTALDGVNIEVKKGEVYGFIGPNGSGKSTTLRVLLGILKATGGSAEIFGKDSWKEAVEIHKRVAYVPGDVNLWPNLTGGEVIDLFVNLRGGTSLERREELIQKFDLDPTKKCRTYSKGNRQKVALIAAFSSDVDLYILDEPTSGLDPLMERVFQEYVLEAKQQGKSILLSSHILSEVEKLCDKVAIIREGKIIETGSLQELRHLTGIVMLVETKEPITDLAALNGVSGIQQKGNGWSFQVETKEVDRVIRYLSQFGVTRIESSPPTLEELFMRHYEGTDKIAGAGGEF from the coding sequence ATGACCGTATTAAAAACAACAAATTTAACAAAGACATTCGGTGAGTTTACAGCATTGGATGGCGTCAATATTGAAGTGAAAAAAGGCGAAGTGTATGGGTTTATCGGACCCAACGGCTCTGGAAAATCAACCACTTTGCGTGTGTTACTCGGTATTTTGAAAGCTACGGGAGGAAGTGCTGAAATTTTCGGCAAAGATTCTTGGAAAGAAGCTGTAGAAATCCATAAACGTGTTGCTTATGTTCCAGGCGACGTCAACTTATGGCCTAACTTAACAGGTGGAGAAGTTATCGATTTATTCGTTAACTTGCGTGGGGGCACTAGTCTAGAACGACGTGAAGAGTTGATTCAGAAATTTGATTTGGATCCGACTAAAAAATGCCGTACCTATTCAAAAGGCAATCGTCAAAAAGTAGCTTTAATCGCGGCTTTTTCTTCGGATGTTGATTTGTATATCTTAGATGAACCTACATCAGGGCTAGATCCTTTAATGGAACGAGTTTTCCAAGAATACGTTTTAGAAGCGAAACAACAAGGCAAAAGTATTTTATTGTCTAGTCATATCTTATCTGAAGTGGAAAAGCTCTGTGACAAAGTGGCGATTATTCGTGAAGGGAAAATCATTGAAACAGGAAGCTTACAAGAACTTCGTCATTTGACAGGAATAGTAATGTTGGTCGAAACAAAAGAACCCATTACTGATCTGGCAGCGCTCAACGGGGTTAGCGGCATTCAACAAAAAGGCAACGGATGGTCTTTTCAAGTAGAAACAAAAGAAGTAGATCGAGTGATTCGTTACCTTAGTCAATTTGGTGTGACGCGTATCGAAAGTTCACCACCTACGTTAGAAGAATTGTTTATGCGCCATTACGAAGGAACCGACAAGATAGCAGGGGCGGGAGGCGAATTCTAA
- a CDS encoding CidA/LrgA family protein: MKIIYTFFHLLAITGFYLLGEKLQEFLHIPLPGSIIGFLLLFTALMLKIYRLEWIESGAHFILAFLPLYFIPATVGVIEYGELFSGKGILLLPIVMVSTFLTLASAGWVSQYAAERKERSE; the protein is encoded by the coding sequence TTGAAAATCATCTACACTTTCTTTCACCTTCTTGCGATTACCGGTTTTTATCTGTTGGGTGAAAAGCTGCAGGAATTTCTTCACATTCCATTACCCGGTAGTATTATTGGTTTTCTTTTACTTTTTACTGCTTTGATGCTAAAAATTTACCGCTTGGAGTGGATTGAATCTGGCGCTCACTTTATATTGGCTTTTTTACCGCTTTATTTTATACCAGCAACTGTCGGTGTAATTGAGTACGGTGAATTATTTTCTGGAAAAGGCATTTTGCTTCTTCCCATCGTCATGGTTAGTACGTTTCTGACGCTGGCTTCAGCTGGCTGGGTAAGCCAGTATGCCGCTGAACGAAAGGAGCGATCGGAGTAA
- a CDS encoding LrgB family protein, with product MTFNLIAAFFAFLTVSTYFVTNFVYLRYRKTLLNPVLASTAILAFILVLANVPYNTYMTGGSWIGTLLGPAVVALAIPLYKQRELLFSNLVPVVSGILAGVTVGMTSGVLFTQLFHFSEQLILTVLPKSLTTPVAMQVASNLGGIPSLAAVFVMVAGFTGYIFGPFVLNWLHIDSSIGRGIGLGTSAHGMGTAKAFEYGQQEASMGSVAMTLSAVFGALLGPVIAWLLLL from the coding sequence ATGACCTTTAACTTAATCGCTGCTTTTTTCGCTTTTTTAACTGTCAGTACTTATTTTGTTACCAATTTTGTTTATTTACGCTACCGAAAAACTTTATTAAACCCAGTACTTGCTTCTACAGCTATTCTTGCATTCATTTTGGTGCTGGCTAATGTTCCTTATAATACGTATATGACAGGAGGTAGCTGGATTGGTACTTTGTTGGGACCCGCAGTTGTAGCTTTAGCAATACCGCTCTATAAACAAAGAGAATTGCTTTTTAGCAACTTGGTGCCTGTTGTTTCGGGCATTCTCGCAGGTGTTACTGTGGGAATGACTAGCGGCGTGTTGTTTACGCAACTATTCCATTTTTCAGAACAACTGATTTTGACAGTGTTGCCGAAATCATTAACGACACCTGTCGCGATGCAAGTCGCAAGTAACTTAGGTGGAATTCCTTCGTTAGCAGCGGTATTTGTCATGGTCGCCGGATTTACTGGTTATATTTTCGGTCCATTTGTGCTGAACTGGTTACACATAGATTCGTCGATTGGTCGAGGTATTGGTCTCGGTACTTCCGCACACGGTATGGGCACGGCAAAAGCATTCGAATATGGTCAACAAGAAGCTTCCATGGGTTCTGTTGCCATGACATTAAGCGCAGTATTTGGTGCTTTGCTTGGTCCTGTTATCGCATGGTTATTACTATTGTAA